One segment of Octopus sinensis linkage group LG27, ASM634580v1, whole genome shotgun sequence DNA contains the following:
- the LOC118768101 gene encoding uncharacterized protein LOC118768101, which translates to MNLKGMEVPIQFRLTLILLPALTLVFLMAPRTGLSACTKVFFEEITSSKCLQDTIRITENTTSANDCALRCILRNQCQYFSYCNGACHMHQSFHDKEIRDFDCNCSSFILLSGNVTDWQKVFEMTPNSFKRSPIYLYWDKLPIEKVEFRLKKASGDKVIIFDGTGTNSISWFQKEKLINHTFSHFLPEKFTFNEKYILSLLNS; encoded by the exons ATGAACCTTAAAG gAATGGAAGTACCAATCCAATTTCGTTTGACTCTCATATTGCTGCCAGCTTTGACTCTAGTATTTCTTATGGCCCCGAGAACTGGATTATCAGCGTGTACAAAAGTCTTTTTCGAAGAAATAACTTCATCAAAATGCTTACAGGATACGATTAGAATAACCGAGAACACGACGTCTGCTAATGATTGTGCACTTCGGTGTATTTTACGAAACCAGTGCCAATATTTTAGCTACTGTAATGGCGCATGTCATATGCATCAATCATTTCACGACAAAGAAATTAGGGATTTTGATTGCAACTGTTCGTCATTTATTTTGCTCTCTGGAAACG TTACAGATTGGCAGAAAGTATTTGAGATGACCCCAAACTCATTCAAAAGAAGTCCTATTTATTTATACTGGGACAAATTGCCCATTGAAAAG GTGGAGTTTCGTTTGAAAAAAGCATCAGGTGATAAAGTAATCATTTTCGATGGAACAGGGACGAATTCTATATCGTGGTTCCAGAAAGAGAaattaattaatcatacattTAGCCATTTCCTTCCAGAGAAATTTACTTTCAATGAGAAGTATATATTATCTCTTCTTAACTCATAA